A portion of the Burkholderia pseudomultivorans genome contains these proteins:
- the phaZ gene encoding polyhydroxyalkanoate depolymerase, with protein sequence MWYDLIERQRQWFRTWSAATRFTRALWPDAASSCYADLLEPLLDLQTEAPRFAIDSVDVDGRRAEVDESIVAHTPFCTLRRFARAGAQRVILLCVPLAGHAAVMMRETVETLLVDGDVCITDWIDARDVPCDAGRFGLDEYVSMLDRFIDTLLADARPMHVVAVCQATFPSLGAIALRAQRDAAVPASLTLIGGPLDARVNPSALGTAARSHSLNWCRATLIDTVPHGFAGYGRKVFPAYLQRVEIAVTYPQRYMALADRYRRAISRGDADALATARRALREYLTLLDMPAEYFLDTVNVVFQRACLANRTWHVHGQRVDPAALRSIVLLTIEGKCDAVTGAGQTHAALAMCSGLAAAARQRVDIADCDHYGLFTGDHWRADVHPVLQAAFARAEHGLPRSCAA encoded by the coding sequence ATGTGGTATGACCTGATCGAACGGCAACGGCAATGGTTTCGGACGTGGAGCGCGGCGACGCGATTCACACGCGCTCTTTGGCCCGATGCCGCGTCGTCGTGTTACGCCGACCTGTTGGAGCCTCTGCTCGACCTGCAGACCGAGGCGCCACGGTTCGCCATCGATTCGGTCGACGTGGACGGCCGTCGCGCCGAAGTCGACGAGTCGATCGTCGCGCACACGCCGTTTTGCACGCTGCGCCGCTTCGCGCGCGCGGGCGCGCAACGCGTGATCCTGCTCTGCGTGCCGCTGGCCGGCCATGCGGCCGTGATGATGCGGGAGACGGTCGAGACCCTTCTTGTCGACGGCGATGTGTGCATCACCGACTGGATCGATGCGCGCGATGTGCCTTGCGACGCGGGTCGCTTCGGCCTCGACGAATATGTGTCGATGCTCGACCGGTTCATCGATACCCTGCTGGCCGACGCCCGGCCGATGCATGTCGTCGCGGTCTGTCAAGCGACGTTTCCGTCGCTCGGCGCCATCGCGCTGCGCGCGCAACGTGATGCCGCGGTGCCGGCGAGCCTGACGTTGATCGGCGGCCCCCTCGATGCCCGCGTCAATCCGAGTGCGCTCGGGACCGCGGCCCGCTCGCATTCGCTCAACTGGTGTCGCGCCACGCTGATCGATACGGTGCCGCACGGTTTCGCCGGATACGGGCGGAAGGTATTTCCGGCCTACCTGCAGCGTGTCGAGATCGCGGTCACCTACCCGCAACGCTACATGGCGCTGGCCGATCGCTATCGACGCGCGATTTCGCGCGGTGACGCCGACGCACTCGCAACCGCGCGCCGGGCGCTGCGCGAATACCTGACGCTCCTCGACATGCCCGCCGAATACTTCCTCGATACGGTCAACGTCGTTTTCCAGCGAGCATGTCTCGCAAACCGGACGTGGCACGTTCATGGCCAGCGAGTCGACCCCGCCGCGCTGCGTTCGATCGTGTTGCTGACCATTGAAGGCAAGTGCGATGCGGTCACCGGCGCAGGCCAGACCCATGCCGCCCTGGCCATGTGCAGCGGCCTCGCGGCGGCTGCCCGGCAACGCGTCGACATCGCCGATTGCGACCATTACGGACTTTTTACCGGCGACCACTGGCGCGCCGACGTGCATCCGGTACTGCAGGCGGCGTTCGCCCGCGCCGAACACGGCCTGCCGCGCTCGTGCGCGGCGTGA
- the ppsA gene encoding phosphoenolpyruvate synthase: protein MDHGKAHIVWFDDLRRGDVARVGGKNASLGELIGNLSAQGVSVPPGFASTADAYWRFIDANGLRQAIGSTLEALGARKIALAEAGALIRQAILHGDWPDDVADAIRDAYRQLCRQAGADDVDVAVRSSATAEDLPDASFAGQQETYLNVRGEHALLAACRRCYASLFTDRAIAYREEKGFDHLRVALSIGVQRMVRSDLGAAGVMFSLDTETGFDKVVLISAAWGLGENVVQGTVDPDEYEVFKPLLGDSARTPVIGKTLGGKARKLIYARDEDTPTRNVPTSKAECATFVLADREILALANWACAIEAHYGQPMDIEWAKDGVTGELFVVQARPETVQSRREASAIKTYRLGQTGRKLLTGVSVGEAIAVGSVCVIGSPNDMGRFVDGAVLVTHTTDPDWLPLMRRAAAIVTDHGGRTSHAAIVSRELGLPAIVGTGNATSMLHDLQEVTVSCAEGEAGFVYEGIAQYHVEAIDLTDLPATRTQVMLNLANPAAAFRWWRLPADGIGLARMEFVISNHIKVHPMALAHYDALTDAHAKREIAALTSGYDEPSNYFVDRLAHGLARIAAVCHPAPVIVRMSDFKTNEYAHLVGGAQFEPREENPMLGFRGASRYYSPRYRDGFALECRAIARLRNDIGFRNVVVMIPFCRTLDEADRVLEVLAVNGLKRGEDGLQIYVMCEIPSNVILASQFAQRFDGFSIGSNDLTQLTLGVDRDSADLAGLFDEQNEAVKWMIARVIESARDAGAKVGLCGQAPSDHPAFADFLVACGIDSVSVSPDSFIAVKRRVAAAENTAPGERASPR from the coding sequence ATGGATCACGGGAAAGCACATATCGTCTGGTTCGACGACCTACGGCGCGGCGACGTGGCACGCGTTGGCGGCAAGAATGCGTCACTGGGCGAATTGATCGGCAACCTGTCCGCGCAGGGCGTGAGCGTGCCACCCGGGTTCGCGTCGACCGCGGATGCATACTGGCGATTCATCGATGCAAACGGATTGAGACAAGCCATCGGCAGTACGCTCGAGGCGCTCGGAGCACGCAAGATTGCGTTGGCCGAGGCCGGTGCGTTGATCAGGCAGGCGATTCTCCACGGAGACTGGCCCGACGACGTCGCCGATGCGATCCGGGACGCGTATCGGCAACTGTGCCGGCAGGCCGGCGCAGACGACGTTGATGTCGCCGTGCGATCGAGCGCGACCGCCGAGGATCTGCCCGACGCGAGCTTCGCGGGTCAGCAGGAAACCTACCTGAACGTGCGCGGCGAGCATGCGTTGCTCGCGGCTTGCCGCCGGTGCTATGCGTCGCTGTTCACCGACCGCGCGATCGCCTACCGCGAGGAAAAGGGTTTCGATCACCTGCGCGTCGCGCTGTCGATCGGCGTGCAGCGGATGGTGCGTTCTGACCTCGGTGCTGCCGGCGTGATGTTTTCTCTCGACACGGAGACAGGATTCGACAAGGTAGTGCTGATCAGCGCGGCGTGGGGGCTTGGCGAGAACGTCGTTCAGGGCACCGTGGACCCCGACGAATACGAGGTGTTCAAGCCATTGCTCGGCGATTCGGCGCGCACACCCGTCATCGGCAAGACGCTTGGCGGCAAGGCGCGCAAGCTGATCTATGCGCGCGACGAGGATACGCCGACCCGCAACGTGCCGACCTCGAAAGCGGAGTGCGCCACGTTCGTGCTGGCGGATCGCGAAATCCTGGCGCTTGCGAACTGGGCCTGCGCGATCGAGGCGCACTATGGCCAGCCCATGGACATCGAATGGGCGAAGGACGGTGTAACCGGAGAACTGTTTGTCGTGCAGGCACGTCCCGAAACGGTGCAGTCCCGGCGTGAAGCGAGCGCCATAAAGACCTACCGACTGGGTCAGACCGGCCGCAAGCTGCTCACTGGCGTCAGTGTCGGCGAGGCGATCGCGGTCGGCAGCGTGTGCGTGATCGGCAGTCCGAACGACATGGGGCGATTCGTCGACGGCGCGGTACTGGTGACGCATACGACCGATCCCGACTGGCTGCCGTTGATGCGCCGCGCCGCGGCGATCGTCACCGATCATGGCGGCCGCACGTCACATGCCGCGATCGTGAGCCGCGAGTTGGGATTGCCGGCCATCGTCGGAACCGGCAACGCTACCAGCATGCTGCACGATCTGCAGGAAGTGACGGTATCGTGCGCGGAGGGGGAGGCCGGGTTCGTGTACGAAGGCATCGCGCAATACCACGTGGAGGCGATTGACCTGACCGACCTGCCGGCCACCCGTACACAGGTCATGCTGAACCTCGCGAATCCGGCCGCGGCGTTCAGGTGGTGGCGACTGCCTGCCGACGGAATCGGGCTCGCGCGCATGGAGTTCGTGATCAGCAACCATATCAAGGTCCATCCGATGGCGCTGGCCCACTACGATGCGCTGACGGATGCGCACGCGAAGCGCGAGATCGCTGCCTTGACGTCGGGGTACGACGAGCCGTCCAACTATTTCGTCGACCGGCTGGCGCACGGCCTTGCGCGTATCGCGGCGGTCTGTCATCCTGCGCCGGTGATCGTCCGCATGAGCGACTTCAAGACGAACGAGTACGCGCATCTGGTCGGCGGTGCGCAGTTCGAACCGCGGGAAGAGAATCCGATGCTCGGATTTCGCGGCGCGTCGCGCTACTATTCGCCGCGCTACCGTGACGGATTTGCGCTCGAATGCCGAGCGATCGCGCGGCTGCGAAACGACATCGGATTCAGGAACGTGGTCGTGATGATCCCGTTCTGCCGGACGCTTGACGAGGCGGATCGCGTGCTCGAGGTCCTAGCCGTCAACGGCCTGAAGCGCGGCGAGGACGGATTGCAGATCTACGTGATGTGCGAAATCCCGTCGAACGTCATCCTGGCGAGCCAGTTTGCGCAGCGCTTCGACGGCTTCTCAATCGGAAGCAATGATCTGACCCAACTGACGCTCGGCGTAGACCGCGATTCGGCGGACCTGGCCGGGTTGTTCGACGAACAGAACGAAGCCGTGAAGTGGATGATCGCCCGCGTGATCGAGTCCGCCCGCGACGCGGGGGCGAAGGTTGGCCTTTGTGGCCAGGCGCCGAGCGATCATCCGGCATTTGCCGATTTTCTCGTCGCGTGCGGCATCGACTCGGTTTCCGTCAGCCCCGACAGCTTCATCGCGGTCAAGCGTCGCGTGGCCGCCGCGGAAAACACCGCGCCCGGCGAGCGTGCGTCGCCGCGATGA
- a CDS encoding flavodoxin family protein, translating into MDVSRRMLAVFYSRSETTVAVARRLAAELGADCERLWEANDRQRAGAVGFVRSLADEIRDRAGYVRPTACSPSAYDAVVVGTPVWAGRASTPVSAWLAWHGSELRETAFFCTMGARNDPTTFGQLQALARQAPIATCAISGRDIGRGLA; encoded by the coding sequence ATGGACGTGTCTCGACGCATGCTCGCCGTTTTCTACTCGCGCAGCGAAACGACGGTGGCGGTTGCGCGCCGGCTTGCCGCCGAGCTTGGCGCGGATTGCGAGCGGCTATGGGAAGCCAACGACCGGCAGCGGGCGGGGGCCGTCGGCTTCGTGCGTTCGCTCGCGGACGAGATCCGCGATCGTGCCGGGTACGTTCGGCCGACGGCCTGTTCGCCGTCCGCATACGATGCGGTCGTGGTGGGCACGCCGGTCTGGGCGGGCCGCGCATCGACGCCAGTTTCGGCCTGGTTGGCGTGGCACGGGTCCGAACTTCGCGAGACCGCATTCTTCTGCACGATGGGCGCGCGCAACGACCCGACGACATTTGGGCAGTTGCAGGCGCTTGCGCGGCAAGCGCCGATCGCGACTTGCGCGATTTCCGGGCGCGATATCGGTCGCGGCCTGGCGTGA
- a CDS encoding serine hydrolase domain-containing protein produces MQIHRRFTPTRRGRRLAGTFALASGLALAATVAAAADGAAPTGMMQGFPPPADRIVDKANAFTPARLRWALSNTRLLAPTAGIRHAAAPMPLPEQPVPGLDALPVTIGGETLTLDAYLRATRTDGFIVLQRGRVVYERYFDGFRPDQQHAWASMTKSVTGLLAAQMIESGVLDANAPLSRTVPELADTPFGSATLQQNLDMEVPTAYAPGIPPDLGLFGAVGLVPHREGAPASIADFLLTVRRVPDVAPGSAWFYQNGSPEAVSWAMQRATGQSWSALVERWLWRDFAEDDAYVAVDRNAMAMASGGLYTTLRDAARFAERVRTGLAGAPGTLPAATIRAALQPADNAALFAKGNVVPGKDGYAYRDYWYQVNDGDGAFAAAGRFGQAILVDPKTALTIVKFSSSPDFAPRALDAQGEATRPRAALERGDALSAVARAVAVRLQ; encoded by the coding sequence ATGCAAATTCATCGACGCTTTACCCCGACCCGGCGAGGCCGCCGGCTGGCCGGCACGTTCGCGCTGGCCAGCGGGCTCGCGCTCGCGGCGACGGTCGCCGCCGCAGCCGACGGCGCTGCACCGACCGGCATGATGCAGGGCTTCCCGCCGCCGGCTGACCGGATCGTCGACAAGGCGAACGCGTTCACGCCGGCCCGGCTGCGCTGGGCGTTGAGCAACACGCGGTTGCTCGCGCCGACGGCCGGCATCCGGCATGCGGCCGCGCCGATGCCGCTCCCCGAGCAGCCGGTGCCCGGTCTCGACGCGCTGCCCGTGACCATCGGCGGCGAGACGCTGACGCTCGACGCGTACCTGCGTGCGACCCGTACCGACGGTTTCATCGTGCTGCAGCGCGGCCGGGTCGTCTACGAGCGCTACTTCGACGGCTTCCGGCCCGACCAGCAGCACGCATGGGCGTCGATGACGAAATCGGTGACGGGGTTGCTCGCCGCGCAGATGATCGAATCCGGCGTGCTCGATGCGAATGCGCCGCTGTCGCGCACGGTGCCGGAACTGGCCGACACGCCGTTCGGTAGCGCGACGCTGCAGCAGAACCTCGACATGGAAGTGCCCACCGCGTATGCACCGGGCATCCCGCCAGATCTCGGGCTGTTCGGCGCGGTCGGGCTTGTGCCGCACCGCGAAGGTGCGCCGGCGAGCATCGCCGATTTCCTGCTGACCGTGCGGCGCGTGCCGGACGTTGCACCGGGCAGCGCGTGGTTTTACCAGAATGGGTCGCCGGAAGCCGTCTCGTGGGCGATGCAGCGCGCGACGGGGCAATCGTGGAGCGCGCTGGTCGAGCGGTGGCTGTGGCGCGATTTCGCGGAAGACGATGCGTACGTCGCGGTGGACCGCAATGCGATGGCGATGGCGAGCGGCGGGTTGTATACGACGCTGCGCGACGCCGCGCGCTTCGCGGAACGCGTGCGCACCGGGCTCGCCGGCGCGCCCGGCACGCTGCCGGCCGCGACGATTCGCGCGGCGCTGCAGCCGGCGGACAATGCGGCGCTGTTCGCGAAGGGCAACGTGGTGCCCGGTAAGGACGGCTATGCGTATCGCGACTACTGGTATCAGGTGAACGACGGCGATGGCGCATTCGCGGCGGCGGGGCGTTTCGGCCAGGCGATTCTCGTCGATCCGAAAACCGCGCTGACGATCGTGAAGTTCTCGTCGTCGCCGGACTTCGCCCCGCGCGCGCTCGATGCCCAGGGCGAGGCGACCCGGCCGCGCGCGGCGCTCGAGCGCGGCGATGCGCTGAGCGCGGTGGCGCGCGCAGTCGCAGTCCGCCTGCAGTAG
- a CDS encoding CBS domain-containing protein, translating into MNAAMLCTRDVAMCSARATVVEAAEMMRDAHAGDLIVVREQEGRCVPVGMVTDRDIVLTVVSPDAEAGSLFVGDIMSAPVATANTDDDIWLLAKRMRQHGVRRLPVVGGDGELIGIVSLDDLLRAAAALLDELRLVAARQPYFEEKQRG; encoded by the coding sequence GTGAATGCCGCGATGCTTTGTACCCGCGATGTCGCCATGTGTTCGGCACGGGCAACCGTCGTCGAGGCGGCGGAAATGATGCGCGACGCGCACGCCGGCGATCTGATCGTCGTGCGCGAACAGGAAGGGCGATGCGTGCCGGTCGGTATGGTGACCGATCGCGACATCGTACTGACGGTAGTCAGCCCCGATGCGGAAGCCGGCTCGCTGTTCGTCGGTGACATCATGTCGGCGCCTGTGGCAACCGCGAACACCGACGACGACATCTGGCTGCTTGCGAAGCGGATGCGTCAGCACGGCGTTCGACGATTGCCGGTCGTAGGCGGCGACGGTGAACTGATCGGCATTGTCTCGCTCGACGATCTGCTGCGCGCGGCCGCGGCGCTGCTCGACGAGTTACGGCTCGTGGCGGCCCGCCAGCCGTATTTCGAAGAGAAGCAGCGTGGCTGA
- a CDS encoding nicotinate phosphoribosyltransferase — protein sequence MNGSWPDADVDDVMLTDWYELTMMQASFDAGMNDMASFEFFVRALPEHRAFLMAAGLAPVLDYLSGLRFTAATLERLAATGRLRADFLASLAGFRFTGAVDAMPEGTVFFADEPILRITAPLREAQFVESRVMNLLHYATLVASKAARAALVAHGRLLVDFGMRRAHGAEAAMLSARASYLAGFAGTATLLAGVRYDIPVYGTMAHSYVQAHDDEALAFEHFARSQPDNALLLIDTYDTERAAHKVVELARRLASDNVRIKGVRIDSGDLAAHARNVRAILDDGGLTEVTIFASGNLDEIRLRELVHQHAPIDGFGIGTQMSTSADAPCLDCAYKLVEYAGRPRCKRSEGKATLPGGKQVFRQYDRDGRIAADSLGLDGERNDGTPLLRPVMIGGSRLAAPTLGESRIHATRELSTLPDSMQALAPVMPMQAAISPALAALVAQENARLDAHARQQAA from the coding sequence ATGAACGGATCCTGGCCGGACGCTGACGTCGACGACGTGATGCTGACGGATTGGTATGAACTGACGATGATGCAGGCCTCGTTCGATGCTGGAATGAACGACATGGCCAGCTTCGAGTTCTTCGTCAGGGCGTTGCCCGAGCATCGGGCATTCCTGATGGCGGCGGGGCTGGCGCCCGTCCTCGACTATCTGTCGGGCCTGCGCTTTACGGCCGCCACCCTCGAGCGACTGGCCGCGACCGGACGTTTGCGAGCGGATTTCCTTGCGTCGCTCGCCGGCTTCCGCTTTACGGGCGCGGTCGACGCGATGCCGGAAGGTACCGTGTTCTTCGCCGACGAACCGATCCTGCGGATCACGGCGCCGCTTCGCGAGGCGCAGTTCGTCGAGAGCCGCGTGATGAACCTGCTCCATTACGCAACGCTGGTTGCGAGCAAGGCCGCACGCGCTGCGCTCGTCGCGCATGGCAGGTTGCTGGTCGACTTCGGCATGCGGCGCGCGCATGGCGCGGAGGCGGCGATGCTGTCCGCGCGGGCCAGCTACCTAGCGGGTTTCGCCGGCACGGCGACCCTGCTCGCGGGGGTGCGCTACGACATTCCCGTGTACGGCACGATGGCGCATTCATACGTCCAGGCGCACGACGACGAAGCGCTCGCGTTCGAGCACTTTGCGAGATCGCAGCCGGATAACGCGTTACTGCTGATCGATACGTACGATACGGAGCGCGCGGCGCACAAGGTCGTTGAACTCGCGCGGCGCCTTGCGTCCGATAACGTGCGCATCAAGGGCGTCCGGATCGACAGCGGCGATCTGGCGGCGCACGCGCGCAACGTGCGCGCGATACTCGATGATGGCGGTCTGACGGAAGTGACGATCTTCGCGAGCGGTAATCTCGATGAAATCCGGCTGCGAGAGCTTGTCCATCAGCATGCGCCAATCGACGGTTTCGGAATCGGTACACAGATGAGTACGTCGGCGGATGCACCGTGCCTCGACTGCGCGTACAAGCTCGTCGAGTATGCGGGCCGGCCGCGCTGCAAGCGGTCCGAGGGCAAGGCCACGCTACCCGGCGGCAAGCAGGTGTTCCGGCAATACGACCGGGACGGCCGAATCGCCGCCGACAGCCTCGGGCTCGACGGCGAGCGCAACGACGGAACGCCGCTGTTGCGGCCCGTCATGATCGGCGGATCGCGGCTCGCGGCCCCCACGCTCGGCGAGAGCCGCATTCATGCAACGCGCGAACTGTCCACGCTGCCCGATTCGATGCAGGCGCTGGCGCCCGTCATGCCGATGCAGGCGGCAATTTCTCCGGCGCTGGCGGCACTCGTCGCGCAGGAGAATGCCAGGCTGGACGCGCACGCGAGGCAGCAAGCGGCATGA